A region from the Chrysoperla carnea chromosome 4, inChrCarn1.1, whole genome shotgun sequence genome encodes:
- the LOC123297418 gene encoding fanconi-associated nuclease 1-like — protein sequence MKYDITEILSSESDNDNDFSPSLKSKTSLNEELPKSKRSTRLENRKQKNLGSSKKSSKKGENSAQIEEYSKSTNSASSEGRKQLNTPLSEKSLKQKSFFAPLGKEPSKPNSFFNSRENSSFIEKRKRENPALYGECSKATTPSDLEKSNVKTSKLENISSNIKSNVETSKVENISSSIESPSSEKTSVEISKVENIPLNIELEKLCVKTSKVENISSSKLGTLEVKKFNEAEKQERFLLNPECSNSRSSIRKEENISTSENSTSTLSTECNTNYKPFISVRRDIFKNISTRNETVINDNENTLNNINFENFTLIPESSTNSISVESRKRLENTSEKSLSVTNRKDSESENYLNFENNKQGNVPSTSESPKSTNSTSIEERNGVVTSVRKEVNTTPRKGVYTSPRKGIYTSPRKGVYTSPRRGVNTSPRKGLNTSPRKGLNTSPSKSENGDDENVNYDSFMRHFHYMLSYIFNHKELKLLLNENQKKTLENLKTFSLKERKICIRLYYRKFMWYRMENLRNDTKLSIDLDPTEMSTLIQKLSSNNFLDTNTSNVNLENLLELLSAPELKDIMKLYKIKSESKKREGVIQRIIKNTKNQKLMFGNPEEKLKKDICKVLGVCVKLTDSFIGCMHRVHLLFGITENKTPQEMHRFLFEFLRKPIENRITFQIDCPKLFENEEEFSDYEENRLQYEQLLSAIENKDNNTAMIIILRAFLKYESCIRNDIFSRKIKEKPSFLRKFSSSNCIVRILSEGIPILKQEIKKPSSSSEGNNKMADELLLEALLQQNFHTSELKNMHALQILDALLAQDLFRTHKKTEWLKEKLMILKNLDINKAVHEFMDIAKIDEHKNNKLTQIYFNDEIQSFLKSKKVSDEHKDELQKLKLQLPCDRFPSITVWAVEVPNNISGRKKMYKSKDDNGQSYSSVEEVAINYYKKYLDYEDGIHCEGSLLSTLFELLFWDIIYEYYVPNTFISPIQSRPLDMFSRWFYTNRKDVIDVRLSEIENWDEKEFEMQLQRMLDKILNYMTPSTLADVQLLMTFVKSINREVLVKMLRKLIEEHGTYRAGFPDIILWNTRTKKCKFAEVKGQHDKLRPKQILWLRFLLSIGADAELCHVHTTGYSKIAQ from the exons atgaaatatgataTAACAGAGATTTTATCTTCGGAGTcagataatgataatgatttttCACCTAGTTTAAAGTCCAAAACTTCATTGAACGAAGAACTTCCAAAATCTAAACGTTCAACGAGGTTAGAAAATCGAAAGCAGAAAAATCTTGGTTCGagtaaaaaatcttcaaaaaaaggAGAAAATTCTGCTCAAATTGAAGAATATTCAAAATCTACAAATTCAGCATCCTCAGAAGgtagaaaacaattaaatacacCGCTGAgtgaaaaatctttaaaacaaaaaagtttctttGCTCCGCTGGGTAAGGAGCCTTCAAAACCAAACAGTTTTTTCAACAGTCGAGAAAATAGTTCTTTCATTGAAAAAAGGAAACGAGAAAATCCTGCTCTGTATGGAGAGTGTTCAAAAGCTACAACTCCATCAGATTTAGAAAAGTCGAATGTTAAAACaagtaaattagaaaatatttcgtcGAATATCAAATCAAATGTTGAAACTagtaaagtagaaaatatttcgtCAAGTATCGAATCTCCCAGTTCAGAAAAAACGAGTGTTGAAATTAGTAAAGTAGAAAACATTCCGTTGAATATCGAATTAGAAAAATTGTGTGTAAAAACTagtaaagtagaaaatatttcgtCATCAAAATTGGGTACtttggaagttaaaaaattcaatgaagcCGAAAAACAAGAAAGATTTCTATTAAACCCAGAATGTTCAAATTCTAGAAGTTCGATAAGAAAGGAGGAAAATATTTCTACATCTGAAAATTCTACAAGCACGTTAAGTACAGAATGTAATACGAATTATAAACCTTTTATATCTGTTCGtagagatattttcaaaaacatttccaCCCGAAATGAAACTGTTATTAACGATAAtgaaaatacactaaataacatcaatttcgaaaattttacgtTAATTCCCGAATCTTCAACAAATTCAATTAGTGTAGAAAGCAGGAAAAGATTAGAAAATACTTCAGAAAAATCGTTAAGCGTAACAAATAGAAAAGATAGCgaatcagaaaattatttaaactttgaaaaCAACAAACAAGGAAATGTTCCATCAACCTCAGAATCCCCGAAATCTACAAATTCCACTTCGATAGAAGAAAGAAATGGGGTAGTTACTTCGGTAAGAAAGGAGGTAAATACCACGCCAAGAAAAGGCGTATATACTTCACCAAGAAAAGGGATATATACCTCACCAAGGAAGGGAGTATATACTTCACCAAGGAGAGGGGTAAATACTTCGCCAAGGAAAGGGTTAAATACCTCGCCAAGGAAAGGGCTAAATACTTCACCATCAAAATCGGAAAATGGCGATGATGAAAACGTTAATTATGATAGTTTTATGCGCCATTTTCATTATATGCTCAGTTATATTTTCAAtcataaagaattaaaattattattgaatgaaaatcaaaagaaaacattggaaaatttaaaaactttctcTTTAAAAGAACGAAAAATCTGTATACgattatattatcgtaaattCATGTGGTATCGTATGGAAAATTTACGAAACGATACAAAATTATCGATTGATTTAGATCCAACAGAAATGTCgacattaatacaaaaattaagttcAAATAATTTCCTTGATACAAATACTTCGAATgtaaatcttgaaaatttattagagTTACTAAGCGCACCCGAATTAAAagatattatgaaattatataaaataaaatcggaGAGTAAAAAACGAGAAGGAGTTATTCaacgaattataaaaaatacaaaaaatcaaaaattaatgttcGGTAATCCTgaggaaaagttaaaaaaagatatatgtAAGGTATTGGGTGTTTGTGTAAAATTAACCGATTCATTTATTGGATGTATGCATAGAGTTCATTTGTTGTTTGGAATTACGGAAAATAAGACGCCACAAGAGATGCATCGTTTTCTGTTTGAATTTTTACGAAAACCGATTGAAAATCGTATAACATTTCAAATTGACTGTccgaaattgtttgaaaatgaaGAAGAATTTTCTGATTATGAAGAAAACCGTTTACAATATGAACAACTTTTAAGTGCAATAGAAAATAAGGATAATAATACAgcaatgataattattttaagggCTTTCCTCAAGTATGAATCATGTATTCGTAATGATATATTTTCCAG aaaaataaaagaaaaaccatCATTCTTGAGAAAATTTTCATCTAGTAATTGTATAGTTCGTATTTTATCTGAAGGCATTCCtatattaaaacaagaaataaaaaaaccatcaaGTTCATCTGAGGGCAATAATAAGATGGCAGATGAATTATTACTAGAAGCacttttacaacaaaattttcatactagcgaattaaaaaatatgcatgCTCTTCAAATTTTGGATGCTTTATTAGCACAAGATCTTTTTCgcacacacaaaaaaactgaatggttaaaagaaaaattgatgatattgaaaaatttagatataaataaG gcTGTCCACGAATTTATGGACATTGCTAAAATAGACgaacataaaaataacaaactcactcaaatatattttaacgatgaaatacaatcatttttaaaatcgaaaaaagtaaGCGATGAACACAAAGACGAGttacagaaattaaaattacaattgccATGCGATCGATTTCCGTCTATAACAGTTTGGGCTGTTGAAGTACCAAATAATATATCTGGacggaaaaaaatgtataaatccaAAGATGATAATGGTCAAAGTTACAGTAGCGTTGAAGAAGTTGccataaattattataagaaatatttagacTACGAAGATGGTATCCATTGTGAGGGCTCTCTATTATCAACGTTATTTGAACTGCTGTTTTGGGATATAATTTACGAGTATTATGTGCCAAATACGTTTATTTCACCGATACAAAGTCGACCTTTGGATATGTTTTCAAGATGGTTTTATACTAATCGTAAAGATGTTATTGATGTTCGATTGAGTGAGATAGAAAATTGGGACGAGAAAGAATTTGAAATGCAGCTCCAAAGAATGttggataaaatattaaattatatgacaCCATCTACGCTTGCCGATGTGCAATTGTTAATGACGTTCGTGAAATCTATTAATCGGGAAGTTTTGGTGAAAATGTTACGAAAATTAATTGAAGAACATGGTACTTATCGAGCTGGATTTCctgatataattttatggaatacTCGTACGAAAaag tgtaaatTTGCCGAAGTAAAGGGTCAGCATGATAAATTGAGACCTAAGCAAATATTATGGTTACGATTTTTATTATCCATTGGAGCTGATGCGGAATTATGTCATGTTCATA CTACAGGATACAGCAAAATTGCGCAGTAA